A DNA window from Ignavibacteriales bacterium contains the following coding sequences:
- a CDS encoding RDD family protein, with the protein MKYATVYLRALAQVLDYLFLSLFFFPVTYLIKGKWLMFPEDHLWIIFDPLCAIFLITIFLYFIILEKLTGYTVWKFILGLKVSSIEGGTISYCQSFIRNLGRLLDGLPMFNILGIISIMNSPLKQRIGDKLAKTVVHQLEK; encoded by the coding sequence ATGAAATACGCTACTGTTTATCTTCGGGCTTTGGCACAGGTATTAGATTACCTCTTTCTAAGTTTATTCTTCTTCCCTGTAACATATTTAATAAAAGGAAAATGGTTGATGTTCCCCGAGGATCATCTTTGGATAATATTCGATCCATTATGTGCAATATTTCTCATAACAATATTTTTGTATTTCATTATTTTAGAAAAACTAACCGGATATACAGTATGGAAGTTCATTCTCGGCTTAAAAGTTTCGTCAATTGAGGGTGGAACGATCAGCTACTGTCAGAGTTTCATTAGAAACTTAGGGAGGTTATTGGATGGTTTGCCTATGTTCAATATACTTGGGATAATAAGCATAATGAATTCTCCACTTAAGCAAAGGATAGGCGATAAATTAGCCAAGACTGTTGTTCATCAATTAGAAAAATGA
- a CDS encoding AMP-binding protein, whose amino-acid sequence MHQPIKLNDVTKINSIQDMVIKSSGGFGNNLALEDLRQTPISRLRYSELLSNVLKFGSALKKLGLKRRDHIAIVSENRVQWALSYLTCMCFDFVVCPIDRNLPTNEILNILHESDSVAVIYSDQFDAILSEARPSLKHLKWYLNMDLASRHDHIYSMAELITHSAACRVEELPKIDPAEMAEIIFTSGSLGRAKGVMLSQKNLASNLMAMVSVVLIDQTDRFLSVLPMHHSYECTCGLLCPLYTGASVHYAQSLKTVVEDLQSSHATILLGVPLLYEKMFKRIHKGIQEDKMKSLIVPPLIRATNLLSKLGWKASKRIVFRELHERFGGSIRLFITGGAASNPTVARGLKAFGFNMIQGYGLTETSPILALNPVQIHKDNAAGIPLPGVDIKINNPDHLGVGEIWAKGPSIMLGYYKNEKATRDVMEDSWFKTGDLGYMDDDGFLHIAGRLKNVIISKRGENVYPEELEDLLLRSPFIQECMVYGEKDPKHGEVIAVQILPDAEAFIALAETENVKITDELMRETLNKEVAKINKQVSQFKQITKIYIREREFEKTTTQKVKRYLVSKNETVPREL is encoded by the coding sequence ATGCATCAGCCCATAAAACTTAATGATGTGACAAAAATAAATTCCATCCAAGATATGGTTATCAAATCGTCGGGCGGGTTCGGAAACAATCTTGCCCTTGAAGATTTGCGACAAACGCCAATATCACGGCTTCGCTACAGTGAGTTATTATCAAATGTTTTAAAATTCGGTTCTGCCTTAAAAAAGTTGGGGTTAAAACGGCGAGATCATATCGCTATAGTCAGTGAAAATCGTGTCCAGTGGGCGCTTAGTTATTTAACCTGCATGTGCTTCGATTTTGTTGTTTGTCCCATCGATAGAAATCTTCCTACTAATGAAATATTAAATATACTTCACGAATCAGATTCAGTTGCGGTCATCTATTCTGATCAATTCGATGCGATCCTCTCAGAAGCCCGTCCTTCATTAAAACATTTGAAGTGGTATCTGAACATGGATTTAGCATCCCGCCACGATCATATATATTCGATGGCGGAATTGATCACCCATAGCGCCGCATGCAGAGTTGAGGAATTGCCGAAAATTGATCCCGCTGAAATGGCTGAAATTATTTTTACATCGGGAAGCTTAGGGAGAGCGAAGGGAGTAATGTTGAGCCAGAAAAATCTTGCGTCAAATCTAATGGCGATGGTGAGTGTTGTGCTTATAGATCAGACCGACAGATTTCTTTCGGTACTTCCTATGCATCACAGTTACGAGTGTACCTGCGGTTTACTTTGTCCGCTTTACACAGGCGCATCTGTTCATTATGCTCAATCGTTGAAAACTGTTGTAGAAGATTTGCAGTCATCTCATGCTACAATCCTTCTCGGTGTTCCGCTTTTATATGAAAAGATGTTCAAGCGCATACACAAAGGTATTCAGGAAGATAAAATGAAGTCGTTGATTGTTCCGCCTCTGATTCGAGCGACCAATCTTTTATCAAAGTTAGGGTGGAAAGCATCGAAGCGCATTGTCTTTCGTGAGCTTCACGAACGATTCGGCGGATCAATCCGTCTATTTATTACCGGCGGAGCTGCGTCGAATCCGACAGTTGCACGAGGTTTGAAAGCTTTTGGTTTTAATATGATTCAAGGTTACGGTTTAACCGAGACCTCACCGATACTCGCATTGAATCCTGTGCAGATTCATAAAGACAACGCGGCAGGAATTCCATTGCCCGGTGTCGATATAAAAATTAACAATCCCGATCATCTTGGAGTTGGAGAAATCTGGGCGAAGGGACCTAGCATAATGCTTGGATATTACAAGAATGAAAAAGCCACACGTGATGTTATGGAAGATTCGTGGTTCAAGACAGGCGATCTTGGATATATGGATGATGACGGATTTTTACATATCGCTGGCCGACTTAAAAACGTAATCATCTCGAAACGCGGAGAAAATGTTTATCCCGAAGAATTAGAAGATTTGCTTTTACGCAGTCCTTTTATTCAGGAGTGCATGGTATACGGCGAGAAAGATCCGAAGCATGGTGAGGTAATTGCTGTGCAGATACTCCCAGATGCTGAAGCATTCATAGCACTCGCGGAAACGGAAAATGTAAAGATCACTGATGAATTGATGCGTGAAACGCTGAATAAAGAAGTGGCTAAGATAAACAAACAGGTTTCACAATTTAAGCAGATCACAAAGATTTATATCCGCGAGCGCGAGTTCGAGAAAACTACAACTCAAAAAGTAAAAAGGTATCTTGTTTCTAAGAATGAAACTGTTCCGAGAGAATTATAA
- a CDS encoding T9SS type A sorting domain-containing protein codes for MKVQLPIKIMPLGNSITQLDWQGGYRRLLKDSLVLGGFSTDFVGSNDYGQANWDNPDYEHEGYNSATITREAGRVYPQIETAAERMATYQPEIVIIELGTNDLHSGGRTPAMFRDDMRMLLDTIWSVNPGIKIVLNTITPPDTIGHSNFVPLWFNVIAANALFPALVSEKVVQGRTIVLADVYAAFMPPESVKAYILDGIHPSYDGWDGHPVGGYRRMAKAIYPSVKALIDGLPILPFAPILLSPLNASTNHDTILSLSWSSSNNANKYRLQLSTDSGFISIVHDDTTIPTISKQVNGLNDQKYYWRVKAGNSAGWGEWSGTWSFMYLNPVSVSFFDDLPGQFILYNNYPNPFNPETNIEYRISDNGFVTLNIFNMVGQEVAVLVKEVQQPGSYRVNWDARCLPSGVYYCRLIAGRYLSAINLLLLK; via the coding sequence ATGAAGGTTCAACTCCCGATTAAAATAATGCCTTTGGGTAACTCGATCACGCAATTAGACTGGCAGGGTGGATATCGAAGATTGTTAAAGGATTCACTTGTGCTAGGAGGATTCAGCACAGATTTTGTCGGCTCCAATGATTATGGACAGGCAAACTGGGACAATCCCGATTATGAACATGAGGGTTATAATTCTGCAACGATAACGAGAGAAGCGGGCAGAGTATATCCACAGATCGAAACCGCAGCCGAAAGAATGGCAACCTACCAACCCGAAATAGTTATTATCGAGCTTGGAACCAACGACCTGCATTCAGGCGGACGTACACCTGCAATGTTCCGCGATGACATGCGAATGTTGCTTGATACAATCTGGAGCGTAAATCCGGGCATCAAGATAGTTTTGAACACAATAACACCTCCCGATACAATCGGTCATTCTAATTTCGTTCCGTTATGGTTCAATGTAATCGCAGCCAACGCACTTTTTCCCGCCTTAGTTTCTGAAAAAGTTGTGCAAGGTAGGACAATTGTACTGGCTGATGTTTACGCTGCTTTTATGCCGCCGGAAAGTGTAAAGGCATATATCCTAGACGGTATTCATCCTTCGTACGATGGATGGGATGGACATCCGGTGGGCGGATACAGAAGAATGGCAAAAGCAATTTATCCAAGTGTAAAAGCATTGATCGACGGGTTACCAATATTGCCGTTCGCTCCAATTCTATTATCGCCTCTGAATGCTTCGACGAATCACGACACGATCCTGAGTTTGAGCTGGAGTTCATCGAATAATGCGAACAAATACAGATTACAGTTGTCAACAGATTCCGGTTTTATTTCGATTGTACATGATGATACGACGATCCCAACAATATCGAAACAAGTCAATGGTTTGAATGATCAAAAATATTATTGGCGCGTAAAAGCCGGAAATTCTGCAGGATGGGGTGAGTGGTCCGGGACATGGAGTTTCATGTACCTTAATCCTGTGTCCGTCAGTTTTTTTGATGATCTTCCCGGACAATTTATTTTGTACAATAATTATCCGAATCCGTTCAATCCGGAAACAAATATCGAATATCGAATATCAGACAACGGATTTGTAACGTTGAACATTTTTAATATGGTAGGTCAGGAGGTAGCCGTTTTGGTAAAAGAAGTGCAACAGCCGGGTTCATACAGAGTGAACTGGGATGCAAGGTGTTTACCGAGCGGAGTTTATTATTGTCGGTTGATTGCAGGTAGATATTTATCAGCGATAAATTTATTATTATTGAAATAA
- a CDS encoding cation diffusion facilitator family transporter: MEQHKIDEKKRVALISVFGALLITGMKLIVGIQTNSLGILSEAAHSGLDLIAAVITYFAVRIADKPADEKHQYGHGKIENVSAFVETLLLVLTCSWIIYEAIRRLITGTTEVEVNIWGFGVVLFAIIVDISRARALSKVAKKYNSQALEADALHFSSDVWSSLVVIAGLFFVSVGYVWMDALAAIMVAILVLFVSYRLGRRTVDALMDRVPDGVTDEITSIIKNVSGVEKIQNTRLRTSGGKLFIDATVAIRRTTPFMLAHGIMDRIEKAIHEKHGDADVVVHAEPFESGDETISDKVRMIVVGRGMRVPHNLEVHHNNGRYQVDFDIEHQKGKTFVEAHELTSEIEKEIIQKLPAIDKVTIHMEEFDTDHNEIIVESAAHLEDKVRSLVSAEKRILKCSDVNIIKIGEKYNLSLTCQFDKTKTLDEVHLIISELETILYTKLKEFRRITIHAEPL; this comes from the coding sequence ATGGAACAGCATAAGATTGATGAAAAAAAGCGTGTAGCTTTAATTTCCGTTTTCGGTGCTTTATTGATAACGGGCATGAAGCTCATTGTTGGCATTCAAACAAATAGTTTAGGGATACTTTCCGAGGCGGCACACTCAGGGCTCGATTTAATCGCCGCAGTGATTACATATTTTGCGGTCAGGATTGCAGATAAACCTGCAGATGAAAAACATCAATACGGCCACGGAAAGATAGAGAATGTATCTGCATTTGTGGAGACATTATTGTTAGTATTGACCTGCTCGTGGATTATTTATGAAGCTATCAGGCGGTTGATTACCGGAACAACCGAGGTTGAAGTAAATATCTGGGGATTTGGTGTGGTTCTTTTTGCAATAATTGTAGATATAAGTCGTGCAAGAGCGTTGAGTAAAGTAGCAAAGAAATACAATAGTCAAGCTCTTGAGGCGGATGCTTTGCATTTTTCAAGCGATGTGTGGTCATCGCTGGTTGTAATTGCCGGACTCTTTTTTGTATCGGTGGGTTATGTTTGGATGGATGCATTAGCGGCAATCATGGTTGCAATTTTGGTTTTATTCGTGAGCTACAGATTGGGAAGACGCACTGTTGATGCATTGATGGATAGAGTTCCTGATGGAGTAACGGATGAAATTACAAGTATTATAAAAAATGTTTCGGGAGTTGAAAAAATTCAAAATACTCGTTTAAGAACTTCAGGCGGAAAATTATTTATAGATGCTACGGTGGCGATACGACGAACAACACCGTTTATGCTTGCCCACGGAATAATGGATCGTATCGAAAAAGCAATACACGAAAAACACGGCGATGCCGATGTCGTAGTTCATGCCGAACCATTTGAGAGTGGTGATGAAACGATTTCTGATAAAGTAAGGATGATAGTTGTTGGCAGGGGAATGCGTGTTCCGCATAATTTAGAGGTGCACCACAATAACGGAAGATATCAGGTAGATTTCGACATTGAGCATCAAAAAGGGAAAACCTTCGTTGAGGCCCACGAACTGACTTCAGAAATTGAAAAGGAGATTATCCAAAAACTTCCGGCGATTGATAAGGTGACAATCCACATGGAAGAATTCGATACAGATCATAACGAAATCATTGTTGAATCTGCCGCGCATCTTGAGGATAAAGTTCGTTCTTTAGTCTCAGCCGAAAAACGAATACTTAAATGTTCCGATGTGAATATCATAAAGATAGGTGAGAAATATAATTTATCGCTCACTTGTCAATTTGATAAAACAAAGACGCTGGATGAGGTTCATCTGATAATATCAGAATTAGAAACTATCCTCTATACGAAGCTGAAAGAATTCCGCCGAATAACAATTCATGCGGAACCGTTATGA
- a CDS encoding sodium:solute symporter family protein yields MIHFALSDIIIIILYFLAVLYVGFRAARKVSGSDDDFLLAGRSLTLPVFVMTLVSTWYGGILGVGEFSYRYGISNWVVQGVPYYIFAAIFAFFLAKKIRATNLYSIPDKLELAYDKKTAILGSLLTFILMTPAPYILMLGVLIQMIFGWSLIISMIVVAIVAISYLYWGGFQADVQTDILEFILMFTGFAVILPFSFLKFGGMEFLQTNLPPLHLEWSGGNSAQFIMVWFFIALWTLVDPAFHQRCYAAKDGATAQKGILVSIIFWLVFDFMTATAGLYARAALPNLPEPIMAYPMLAEAVLPPIAKGLFYVGMLATIMSTLNTLAFVSAQTLGRDIFGRLLIGNKHTSNIQHLTSNNATILIKVGLIVSFFLSVVIALLIPSVIKIWYTIGTVVIPGLLVPLIASYFDKFKIEVKYAFLSMLLGWSTSIGWLISGHLDGNAGNYAFGIEPMYPGLLVSVIFWISGRFNLLHNGSA; encoded by the coding sequence ATGATACATTTCGCATTATCCGATATAATAATAATCATTCTTTATTTTCTTGCCGTACTTTATGTCGGATTTCGGGCGGCAAGAAAGGTCAGCGGCAGCGATGATGACTTCCTCCTCGCTGGGAGATCATTAACCCTACCTGTCTTCGTAATGACGTTGGTATCGACATGGTACGGCGGAATATTAGGCGTTGGAGAATTTTCGTACCGTTACGGCATTTCAAACTGGGTTGTTCAGGGAGTTCCATATTACATCTTCGCCGCGATCTTTGCGTTCTTTCTTGCAAAGAAAATCCGCGCGACAAATTTATACTCCATCCCCGATAAGCTCGAGCTGGCATACGACAAAAAAACAGCCATACTCGGTTCATTACTGACATTCATATTGATGACACCCGCACCATATATTTTAATGCTCGGTGTTTTAATTCAAATGATTTTCGGATGGAGTTTGATTATCAGTATGATTGTCGTTGCAATCGTAGCAATCTCGTATCTTTATTGGGGTGGGTTTCAAGCAGATGTACAAACAGATATCTTAGAATTTATTCTGATGTTTACTGGCTTTGCTGTTATTTTACCATTTAGTTTCTTAAAGTTCGGCGGTATGGAATTTCTGCAAACAAATCTTCCTCCGTTACATCTTGAATGGAGCGGTGGAAACTCTGCACAATTTATTATGGTCTGGTTCTTCATAGCACTCTGGACATTGGTCGATCCGGCATTTCACCAACGTTGTTATGCCGCGAAAGATGGTGCAACTGCTCAGAAAGGAATTCTCGTCTCAATTATCTTTTGGTTAGTGTTCGACTTTATGACAGCAACGGCTGGATTATATGCACGCGCCGCTTTGCCTAATCTCCCTGAACCGATAATGGCGTACCCTATGCTCGCCGAAGCGGTGCTTCCACCAATTGCAAAAGGATTATTTTATGTTGGTATGCTTGCTACAATCATGTCAACATTAAACACACTGGCGTTCGTCTCAGCACAAACACTCGGGAGAGACATCTTTGGCAGACTGCTCATTGGGAACAAGCACACATCGAACATCCAACATCTCACATCGAACAATGCAACTATCTTGATCAAAGTTGGTTTAATCGTTTCGTTTTTCCTCTCCGTTGTAATCGCTCTTCTGATTCCAAGTGTTATCAAGATCTGGTACACTATTGGAACGGTGGTGATTCCCGGATTACTTGTCCCGCTGATTGCAAGTTATTTTGATAAATTTAAAATTGAGGTAAAGTATGCCTTTCTCTCAATGCTTTTAGGTTGGTCGACTTCTATTGGTTGGTTGATTTCAGGACACTTGGATGGCAACGCAGGCAACTACGCGTTTGGCATTGAACCGATGTATCCGGGGCTCTTGGTGAGTGTAATTTTTTGGATCAGCGGACGATTTAATCTACTTCATAACGGTTCCGCATGA
- a CDS encoding thiamine diphosphokinase produces MHALIIANGTVPNPDFVRGLAKFASTIICADGGANHARELGVKPSVIIGDLDSILPSTQTFYHDVEQIQIDDQNSTDLEKAIKYCIDHAITSIDIVGALGTRIDHTTGSLGCFKKFGTQIHIRMIDSEGELTLIRNEVHLDMHKGEKLSLIPLDKCTGISTNNLKYILNNETLELGVRDGISNEAVSENVTIHVDTGTLLLYRFHGEAWHIHSR; encoded by the coding sequence ATGCATGCACTTATCATTGCAAATGGAACTGTCCCAAATCCCGATTTCGTGAGAGGATTGGCAAAATTCGCATCAACAATAATTTGTGCCGACGGCGGTGCAAATCATGCGCGTGAATTGGGAGTTAAACCTTCGGTGATTATCGGTGACCTTGATTCAATATTACCATCAACCCAAACATTTTATCACGATGTAGAACAGATTCAGATTGATGATCAAAATTCAACTGACCTTGAAAAAGCGATTAAATATTGCATCGATCATGCAATCACTTCAATCGATATTGTCGGAGCTCTTGGAACCCGAATCGATCATACAACCGGCAGTTTGGGATGCTTTAAAAAATTCGGCACACAAATTCACATTCGAATGATTGATTCGGAAGGAGAATTAACTCTCATTCGAAATGAAGTCCATCTTGATATGCACAAAGGAGAGAAGTTATCTCTCATTCCTCTCGATAAATGCACTGGCATTTCAACAAACAATTTAAAATATATCTTAAACAACGAAACACTTGAGCTTGGTGTCCGGGATGGAATAAGCAACGAAGCAGTTTCTGAAAACGTTACTATCCATGTCGACACAGGCACACTTTTATTGTATCGCTTTCATGGCGAGGCATGGCATATTCACAGCCGATAA
- a CDS encoding TonB-dependent receptor, with protein sequence MKTFLFLTVIIIYLIFTRCDAQVITQEEPDTTYYFSPVVVYPTYATERETPATFSNISQQQISERYSIQDIPALLSELPSVTYYSENGNGIGYNYIKLRGFDQRRISVMINGIPQNDPEDHNVYWIDFPDLMASTGDIQIQRGSGSAFYGPPAIGGSVNLVTNPFNQSPAITFESILGFQEYGDRNYSPVLSTKKFNISINSGLIDGKYLFYTKLGKIQSTGYRDNSWIDLNSYFIGGIRLDKNMTTRFHIFGGPISDGLVYTGLPKFVNNDTKLRLQNLSYWEVDSTGTSYNYYSQRRKQEIENFSQPHYELMNDWKITSELTLANTFFYYTGDGFFDYDASWADTSMLRLGSNYGIPTSQNPTNALVRAFVGNRQGGWLPRLEIDHNNGSLTLGAELRFHRSVHWGKIQFAENLPANIDPDYHFYEYHGEKDILSFCLHELYKPSDDISVMADIQFVRNRYGINNEKFIGNDFSISYFFANPRIGINYNINTDWNSYISLGYTSREPRLRNLYAAEDSYFGAAPQFKSDTTGGFVKYDFKSPLAKPERLLDIEFGFGYNTPITKLSANIFWMEFTDELVKNGQVDIFGQPVTGNAGRSRHVGLEIEGRWQFLHQATLSGNLSYSRNQLIRYIVIENGLSTSLDGNPLAGFPDLLANLRLSYKLDELTSSLTAKYVGPFYTDNFKNEENKNDPYTIFNTEFLYKVSDIFGMELLLRGEVRNIFNRLYFMSGEGNSFFPAAERNYILGISSTF encoded by the coding sequence ATCTATCTAATTTTCACTCGCTGCGATGCGCAGGTCATAACACAGGAAGAACCGGACACAACATATTACTTCTCCCCTGTTGTTGTTTATCCCACCTACGCAACTGAGAGAGAAACTCCCGCAACATTTTCCAATATCTCACAACAACAAATTTCGGAAAGATATTCTATCCAAGATATCCCTGCTTTACTCTCCGAGCTTCCTTCGGTCACATATTATTCTGAAAACGGTAACGGGATCGGATATAATTACATTAAGCTGCGCGGTTTCGATCAGCGTAGAATTTCTGTGATGATAAATGGAATACCGCAAAATGATCCTGAAGATCATAATGTTTACTGGATAGATTTTCCGGATTTGATGGCAAGTACCGGCGATATTCAAATACAGCGTGGATCCGGCAGCGCTTTTTACGGACCGCCTGCCATCGGCGGTTCAGTTAATCTAGTGACTAACCCATTTAATCAATCACCCGCGATCACTTTCGAATCGATTCTCGGATTTCAGGAATATGGAGATAGAAATTATTCACCGGTTCTTTCAACAAAAAAATTTAATATCTCCATCAATTCAGGACTTATAGACGGGAAATATCTTTTCTACACTAAATTAGGAAAGATACAAAGCACAGGTTACAGGGATAATTCATGGATAGATTTGAATTCATACTTCATCGGCGGAATACGACTCGACAAGAATATGACAACGCGATTTCATATCTTTGGAGGTCCTATATCAGATGGACTTGTTTACACAGGACTTCCCAAATTCGTCAACAACGATACAAAACTTCGATTACAAAATTTGTCTTATTGGGAAGTTGACTCGACCGGAACAAGTTACAATTACTATTCTCAACGCAGAAAGCAGGAAATCGAAAATTTCTCTCAGCCGCATTATGAATTGATGAACGATTGGAAAATTACTTCCGAGCTAACGCTGGCTAACACTTTTTTCTATTACACCGGAGATGGCTTCTTCGATTACGATGCATCGTGGGCAGACACTTCTATGCTTCGTTTGGGATCTAATTACGGAATTCCCACTTCGCAAAATCCAACCAATGCTCTTGTACGTGCATTCGTCGGGAATCGGCAAGGCGGCTGGTTACCACGTTTGGAAATCGATCACAATAATGGTTCTCTCACACTTGGAGCCGAACTTCGTTTTCACCGCTCAGTTCATTGGGGAAAAATTCAATTCGCCGAAAACCTTCCTGCTAACATCGATCCTGATTACCACTTTTATGAATATCATGGAGAGAAAGATATTTTATCTTTTTGTCTTCATGAGTTGTATAAACCGTCGGACGATATATCGGTAATGGCTGATATTCAATTCGTAAGAAATCGATACGGTATCAATAACGAAAAATTCATTGGTAATGATTTCAGCATTTCATATTTTTTCGCAAACCCAAGAATTGGTATAAATTACAACATCAATACAGATTGGAATAGTTACATCTCTTTAGGATACACATCCAGAGAACCACGACTTCGCAATCTGTACGCGGCTGAAGATTCATATTTCGGTGCCGCGCCTCAATTCAAGTCAGATACCACAGGCGGTTTTGTTAAGTATGATTTCAAATCGCCATTGGCAAAACCTGAAAGACTTCTTGATATTGAATTTGGATTCGGTTATAATACACCGATTACGAAATTGAGCGCGAATATCTTCTGGATGGAATTTACGGATGAGCTTGTGAAAAACGGACAGGTAGATATTTTTGGTCAGCCGGTTACCGGCAACGCAGGAAGATCGCGCCACGTCGGACTTGAGATTGAAGGACGTTGGCAGTTTCTACACCAGGCAACTTTAAGCGGTAATTTGTCATACTCCCGAAATCAACTTATTAGATATATAGTCATTGAGAATGGACTTTCAACTTCGTTGGACGGAAATCCACTTGCCGGATTCCCGGATTTGCTGGCGAACCTAAGACTATCTTACAAATTAGATGAGTTAACATCATCACTAACAGCAAAATATGTCGGTCCATTCTACACTGATAATTTTAAAAACGAAGAAAATAAAAATGATCCATACACAATTTTCAATACCGAGTTTTTGTATAAAGTATCCGACATTTTCGGAATGGAGTTATTGCTTCGCGGTGAAGTAAGGAATATATTCAATCGACTTTATTTCATGAGCGGCGAAGGAAATTCATTTTTCCCTGCTGCTGAACGTAATTATATTTTAGGAATTTCTTCGACATTTTAA